In Sphingobacteriaceae bacterium, the following are encoded in one genomic region:
- a CDS encoding PhnA domain-containing protein: MEKLKARNNNLCELCNLNEPTIAFTVSPKSDEDINHQVSLCDTCHSKLNHENESHYWRCLEGSIWSETPAVKALSYRLLQNFKNEDWANNTLSSVDVEEEIVNWAMSAFEIAAVHKDAFGNILENGDNVVLTQALDVKGTNFTASKGTVVKRIKLVSENAEHIEGKINEQSIVILTKYVKKQ; encoded by the coding sequence ATGGAAAAATTAAAAGCACGAAATAACAACCTTTGCGAACTTTGCAATTTAAATGAACCTACCATTGCTTTTACGGTTAGTCCGAAGTCCGATGAAGACATCAATCATCAGGTTTCACTTTGTGATACTTGTCACTCCAAATTAAACCATGAAAATGAAAGTCATTATTGGAGATGCCTCGAAGGAAGTATTTGGAGTGAAACGCCGGCGGTAAAAGCACTTAGCTATCGATTATTGCAAAATTTTAAAAATGAAGATTGGGCAAATAATACGCTTTCTTCGGTTGATGTGGAGGAAGAAATTGTGAATTGGGCCATGAGTGCTTTTGAAATTGCAGCGGTGCATAAAGATGCATTTGGGAATATTCTGGAAAACGGAGATAATGTTGTATTAACTCAAGCATTGGACGTAAAAGGTACAAACTTTACGGCTTCAAAGGGAACTGTGGTAAAAAGAATAAAGCTGGTTAGTGAAAACGCAGAACATATAGAAGGTAAGATCAATGAACAATCGATCGTAATTCTTACCAAGTATGTAAAAAAACAATAA
- a CDS encoding DUF167 domain-containing protein, translating into MIILKIKVKPSSFKDEIQMTNEGWIIKIKAKAIDGEANKYLINYLSNSFKIPKSSIILSKGNSSPFKTLLINVNEEEWNKIYIKLK; encoded by the coding sequence ATGATAATTTTAAAAATAAAAGTTAAACCTTCTTCGTTCAAAGATGAGATTCAGATGACAAACGAAGGATGGATTATTAAAATTAAGGCCAAAGCAATTGATGGCGAAGCCAATAAATATTTAATAAACTATTTGTCAAATTCATTTAAAATTCCAAAAAGTTCTATAATATTATCGAAAGGAAATTCCAGTCCGTTTAAAACCTTACTAATAAATGTAAATGAGGAAGAATGGAATAAAATTTACATTAAACTAAAATGA
- a CDS encoding acyl-CoA desaturase — protein sequence MQQIKFIDKDKNRSEFFATLRNRVDQHFRSNNISKNFNSKMVVKTVLLLTAYILPFTLILFLNYPPIINYTLWFIMGFSKAGIGMSVMHDANHGAYSGNSKTNYWIGVSINLVGGSIFNWKLQHNILHHTYTNIVDMDEDIEDKLFFRFSPHSKPKWFHRFQFIYVFFFYAILTLYWALIKDFVQFRKYIKSGINKDSDSTNQKNFTKLIIAKILYFFVFIILPIFILQLPALNYILGFLLMHFMAGIILSVIFQLAHTVENTTHPLPDKEGTIINTWAIHQLNTTSNFSRKSKILTWYLGGLNYQVEHHLFPNICHIHYPAIAPIVKNTAEEFGIRYLENDSFLKAFNSHMRLLKTFGK from the coding sequence ATGCAGCAGATAAAATTTATTGATAAAGACAAAAACAGAAGCGAATTTTTTGCAACACTCAGAAATCGTGTTGATCAACATTTCAGAAGCAATAATATTTCCAAAAATTTTAATTCAAAAATGGTTGTGAAAACTGTTCTTTTATTAACGGCTTATATTTTACCTTTCACTCTTATTCTATTTCTGAATTATCCACCTATAATAAACTACACCTTGTGGTTTATTATGGGTTTTTCAAAAGCCGGCATTGGCATGTCGGTTATGCACGATGCTAATCACGGCGCCTATTCAGGAAATAGTAAAACTAATTATTGGATTGGCGTAAGTATTAATTTAGTTGGAGGTTCTATCTTTAACTGGAAATTACAACACAATATTTTACATCATACGTATACGAATATAGTTGACATGGATGAAGATATTGAAGATAAACTTTTTTTTCGCTTTTCTCCTCACAGCAAACCTAAATGGTTTCACCGATTTCAATTTATTTACGTTTTTTTCTTTTATGCAATACTTACCTTATATTGGGCCCTTATTAAAGACTTTGTTCAATTTAGAAAATATATCAAATCCGGTATAAATAAAGATTCTGATTCAACCAATCAGAAAAATTTTACCAAATTGATTATTGCTAAAATTTTATATTTTTTCGTTTTCATTATTCTGCCCATTTTCATACTACAATTGCCGGCGTTGAATTATATTTTAGGATTTTTACTCATGCATTTTATGGCCGGAATTATTCTGTCTGTCATATTTCAGTTGGCCCATACTGTAGAAAACACAACACACCCATTACCGGATAAAGAAGGTACAATTATTAATACATGGGCGATTCACCAATTAAACACCACCTCTAATTTTTCCAGAAAAAGTAAAATACTTACCTGGTACCTGGGCGGTTTAAATTATCAGGTAGAGCATCATCTTTTTCCTAATATTTGTCATATTCATTACCCGGCTATTGCTCCTATTGTGAAAAATACTGCAGAGGAATTTGGCATTCGGTATTTAGAAAACGATAGTTTTTTAAAGGCCTTTAACTCGCACATGAGACTACTGAAAACATTTGGTAAGTAA
- a CDS encoding DEAD/DEAH box helicase, translating to MTFKELNLSEPLLRALETIGYKNPTPIQEKAITPILNGKDLFGCAQTGTGKTGAFTLPILQKLHSGIQTKAIKALILAPTRELALQISENIRQYSINLKLSHVTIFGGVSQKNQERELQKGVDIIIATPGRLLDLMNQGIINLSKIEYFVLDEADRMLDMGFIRDINKIISKLPKQRQTLFFSATATPEIMKLANTLLINPVHISVTPVSSSTPLVEQSIYYVAKENKRSLLKHVINTNNVEHALVFTRTKRGADRVAKELNKNGISSEAIHGDKSQGARERALTGFKSRKIRILVATDIASRGIDIDKLSHVINFEIPEQAETYVHRIGRTGRAGSTGIAFSFCSQDEMDYLKDIRKLVKSNIPVVAAHPYS from the coding sequence ATGACATTTAAAGAATTAAATTTATCAGAGCCCTTATTAAGGGCGCTAGAAACTATTGGATACAAAAATCCAACACCAATCCAAGAAAAAGCAATTACACCTATTTTAAACGGAAAAGATCTTTTTGGCTGCGCTCAAACCGGAACAGGTAAAACCGGAGCATTTACCTTACCAATTTTGCAAAAATTACACAGCGGAATACAAACAAAAGCAATTAAAGCACTTATTCTTGCGCCTACCCGTGAACTTGCCTTGCAAATCAGCGAGAACATCCGTCAATACAGCATCAACCTCAAATTATCACACGTTACTATTTTTGGAGGAGTTTCTCAAAAAAATCAAGAAAGAGAACTTCAAAAAGGAGTAGATATAATTATTGCAACTCCCGGGAGATTATTAGACCTTATGAACCAGGGAATTATTAATCTGAGTAAAATAGAATACTTTGTTTTAGATGAAGCCGACAGAATGTTGGATATGGGATTCATTCGCGACATTAATAAAATAATAAGCAAACTTCCCAAGCAAAGACAAACCTTGTTTTTCTCTGCCACTGCAACTCCGGAAATTATGAAACTTGCGAATACATTACTAATTAATCCTGTTCATATTTCGGTAACACCGGTATCCTCCTCTACTCCTTTAGTTGAACAGAGTATATATTATGTGGCTAAAGAAAACAAAAGGTCTTTATTAAAACATGTAATAAACACCAACAATGTAGAGCATGCCTTAGTGTTTACTCGTACGAAAAGAGGCGCTGACCGAGTTGCAAAAGAACTAAACAAAAACGGAATTAGTTCTGAAGCCATACATGGCGATAAATCACAAGGTGCGAGAGAAAGAGCATTAACGGGATTTAAAAGTAGAAAAATTAGAATATTAGTAGCCACGGATATCGCTTCGCGTGGAATTGATATAGATAAACTATCTCACGTAATTAATTTTGAAATACCGGAACAAGCAGAAACCTATGTGCATCGCATTGGACGTACTGGCCGTGCCGGATCTACCGGTATTGCTTTTTCTTTTTGCTCACAAGATGAAATGGATTATCTAAAGGATATTCGCAAACTAGTGAAGTCAAATATTCCCGTGGTAGCTGCTCATCCTTATTCATAA
- a CDS encoding cold shock domain-containing protein, whose translation MAKSKQTFQKVEKEKKKKLKQKEKDEKRALRKENSGKGKGLEDMMAYVDHNGNISNTPPDPKLKVEIKAEDIQLGAQSFSKDSMDKVNIGRVAIYYQEKNFGFIKSNETQEKIFFHISGANYDVKAGDMVTYELVKGLRGLNAVNITKSESAQ comes from the coding sequence ATGGCTAAATCAAAACAAACTTTCCAAAAAGTAGAAAAAGAGAAAAAGAAAAAGCTTAAACAAAAAGAAAAAGATGAAAAACGCGCTTTAAGAAAAGAGAATTCCGGTAAAGGAAAGGGGCTTGAAGATATGATGGCGTATGTGGATCACAATGGAAATATTTCTAATACACCTCCTGATCCTAAACTTAAGGTTGAAATAAAAGCAGAAGACATTCAATTAGGTGCTCAGTCTTTTTCAAAAGATAGCATGGATAAAGTTAATATTGGACGAGTTGCTATTTATTATCAAGAGAAAAATTTCGGATTTATTAAAAGTAATGAAACACAAGAGAAGATCTTTTTCCATATATCTGGAGCTAATTATGATGTTAAGGCCGGGGATATGGTTACGTATGAACTGGTGAAAGGACTTAGAGGATTAAATGCGGTGAATATCACCAAATCCGAATCGGCACAATAA
- a CDS encoding GIY-YIG nuclease family protein, whose product MAAVYILFSAKINKYYTGSCLNVKERILEHKNKTYIKSFTSVAEDWVLYFSINDLDETVARKIEKHIKAMKSKKYIENLCKHPEMIKKLIIKFSKVPI is encoded by the coding sequence ATGGCTGCTGTTTACATATTATTTTCTGCTAAAATCAATAAATATTATACTGGCAGTTGTCTTAACGTAAAAGAACGAATATTGGAGCATAAAAATAAAACATATATCAAGTCATTTACGTCCGTTGCCGAAGATTGGGTTTTATATTTTTCTATAAATGACTTAGACGAGACTGTAGCGAGAAAAATAGAAAAACATATAAAAGCTATGAAGTCTAAAAAATACATTGAAAATTTATGTAAACATCCTGAAATGATAAAAAAGTTAATCATTAAATTTTCTAAAGTTCCTATATAA
- a CDS encoding GIY-YIG nuclease family protein, giving the protein MAAVYILFSAKINKYYTGSCLNVKERILEHKNKTYIKSFTSVAEDWVLYFSINDLDETVARKIEKHIKAMKSKKYIENLCKHPEMIEKLIIKFSKVPI; this is encoded by the coding sequence ATGGCTGCTGTTTACATATTATTTTCTGCTAAAATCAATAAATATTATACTGGCAGTTGTCTTAACGTAAAAGAACGAATATTGGAGCATAAAAATAAAACATATATCAAGTCATTTACGTCTGTTGCCGAAGATTGGGTTTTATATTTTTCTATAAATGACTTAGACGAGACTGTAGCGAGAAAAATAGAAAAACATATAAAAGCTATGAAGTCTAAAAAATACATTGAAAATTTATGTAAACATCCTGAAATGATAGAAAAGTTAATCATTAAATTTTCTAAAGTTCCTATATAA
- the rplS gene encoding 50S ribosomal protein L19: MSLLLDYVKSQLTHKVEHPDFKAGDTVTVHYKIKEGDKERIQQFSGVVIQRKNENATASFTVRKISNGIGVERIFPTASPFIDKIVVNKSGVVRRAKLFYIRKLTGKAARIREKVGNIDNS; the protein is encoded by the coding sequence ATGAGCCTTTTATTAGACTATGTAAAAAGTCAGCTGACGCACAAAGTAGAGCATCCTGATTTTAAAGCCGGAGACACGGTAACCGTGCATTATAAAATTAAAGAGGGTGACAAAGAACGTATCCAACAATTTTCAGGTGTTGTAATTCAAAGAAAAAATGAAAACGCAACGGCTTCTTTTACTGTACGTAAAATAAGTAATGGAATTGGCGTTGAACGTATTTTCCCAACAGCTTCTCCTTTTATTGATAAAATTGTTGTGAACAAATCCGGAGTAGTTAGAAGAGCAAAACTTTTCTATATTAGAAAATTAACCGGTAAGGCTGCCCGTATCCGCGAGAAGGTAGGGAATATTGATAATTCATAA
- a CDS encoding 4-(cytidine 5'-diphospho)-2-C-methyl-D-erythritol kinase has protein sequence MILFPNSKINLGLSVTEKRKDGFHNIETVFYPVNWLDVLEITLLTKSNHLEINTSGISIKGNVEQNLIYKAWELVKKDVNLPGMRVDLFKNIPMGAGLGGGSSDAAFFLKALNTKCELNLNESQLLTYANQLGSDCAFFLKNNALFAHGKGNEFEGININLSAYCILIVYPNIHSNTAEAYGGLSLKDLPTQNVKEIVEQIPVEQWKNTLYNHFEVSILMKYPKLTEIKQYLYSKNALYVSLSGSGSAIYAIFKNAPELLEWPHGFHYFLQKPNSNAL, from the coding sequence GTGATTTTATTTCCAAATAGCAAAATTAATCTGGGACTGTCGGTAACCGAAAAAAGAAAAGACGGTTTTCATAATATTGAAACTGTTTTTTACCCCGTAAATTGGTTAGATGTTTTAGAAATCACACTACTTACTAAGTCTAACCATTTAGAAATCAACACCTCAGGGATTTCCATTAAAGGTAATGTTGAACAAAATCTAATTTACAAAGCCTGGGAACTGGTAAAAAAGGATGTTAATTTGCCGGGCATGCGTGTTGATTTATTTAAAAATATTCCCATGGGTGCTGGTTTAGGCGGGGGGAGTTCTGACGCTGCTTTTTTCCTGAAAGCACTGAATACCAAGTGCGAATTAAATTTAAATGAAAGTCAATTGCTTACTTATGCCAATCAATTAGGGAGTGATTGTGCTTTTTTCTTAAAAAATAATGCCCTATTTGCCCATGGAAAAGGGAATGAATTCGAAGGAATAAATATTAATCTCTCTGCCTACTGTATATTAATTGTTTATCCTAATATTCATAGTAATACTGCTGAAGCTTATGGTGGATTGAGCTTAAAAGATTTACCCACTCAAAACGTTAAGGAAATTGTTGAACAAATACCGGTTGAACAATGGAAAAATACACTGTACAATCATTTCGAGGTATCTATTTTGATGAAATACCCAAAATTAACTGAGATTAAACAATATCTTTATTCGAAAAATGCCCTATATGTTTCACTAAGCGGCAGTGGAAGTGCAATTTATGCCATTTTTAAAAACGCACCGGAATTATTAGAATGGCCTCACGGGTTTCATTACTTTTTACAAAAACCCAATTCAAACGCTTTGTAA
- a CDS encoding aspartate kinase, which yields MLVMKFGGTSVGSPQRIKELVKLTVDERPKIVVLSAMSGTTNALVEINTSLYSRNIDEAKNQINNLKTKYETVIDELFSKNEIKLKAEQLIHTHFKYLNSFTLDMFTANEEKAILAQGELLSTALFHYYLEEQGIPSVLLPALNFMRIDKNEEPDLKYIEKYLLEELSKFSGEKLFITQGYICRNEFGEIDNLKRGGSDYTASLIGAAIKSEEVQIWTDIDGMHNNDPRMVNKTHPIHELSFDEAAELAYFGAKILHPTCILPAQKRNVPVRLKNTMQPDAQGTIISNKTGNEGIKAVAAKDGILALNIKSERMLLAHGFLRAVFEIFERHKTSIDMITTSEVAVSLTIDNDKYLNEILSELKEIAHVEVERDQTIICVVGQLSKSSIGNGVKVLDALKEIPLRMVSYGGSPNNISVLVHSDHKKQALQALNKGLFNYN from the coding sequence ATGTTAGTGATGAAATTTGGCGGAACAAGTGTTGGAAGTCCGCAACGTATTAAAGAGCTGGTAAAGCTAACGGTTGATGAACGTCCGAAAATTGTGGTTTTGAGTGCCATGAGTGGGACCACCAATGCTTTGGTTGAAATAAATACTTCCTTATACAGTCGAAATATTGATGAAGCTAAAAATCAAATAAACAATTTAAAAACAAAATACGAGACGGTTATTGATGAGTTGTTTAGTAAAAACGAAATTAAATTAAAAGCAGAACAACTTATTCATACGCATTTTAAATATCTTAATTCCTTCACCCTGGATATGTTTACGGCTAATGAAGAAAAGGCAATATTGGCACAAGGTGAATTATTAAGTACGGCACTATTTCATTATTACTTAGAAGAGCAGGGAATACCCTCTGTACTTTTGCCGGCTTTAAATTTTATGCGGATTGATAAAAATGAAGAACCTGATTTAAAATATATTGAAAAATATTTACTGGAAGAATTGAGTAAATTTTCAGGAGAAAAATTATTTATTACTCAAGGATATATATGTAGAAATGAATTCGGAGAAATCGATAATTTGAAAAGAGGAGGGAGTGATTATACAGCATCACTTATTGGTGCCGCCATAAAAAGCGAAGAAGTGCAAATTTGGACCGATATTGATGGTATGCATAATAATGATCCGCGTATGGTAAACAAAACGCATCCTATTCATGAATTGAGTTTTGATGAAGCTGCCGAGTTGGCGTACTTTGGTGCAAAAATTTTACACCCCACTTGTATTTTACCTGCCCAAAAAAGAAACGTGCCTGTTCGTTTAAAAAACACCATGCAACCGGATGCCCAAGGAACTATTATTTCTAATAAAACCGGAAATGAAGGAATAAAAGCAGTTGCAGCTAAAGATGGAATTTTAGCTTTAAATATTAAAAGCGAGCGAATGCTATTGGCACATGGTTTTTTAAGGGCCGTATTTGAAATATTTGAACGGCATAAAACTTCCATTGATATGATTACAACTAGTGAAGTAGCAGTTTCGCTCACTATTGATAATGATAAGTATTTGAATGAAATTTTGAGTGAATTGAAAGAGATAGCTCATGTGGAGGTAGAAAGAGATCAAACCATCATTTGTGTGGTAGGTCAGCTTAGCAAAAGCTCGATAGGAAACGGTGTAAAAGTTTTGGATGCATTAAAAGAAATTCCGCTCCGAATGGTTTCTTATGGCGGAAGTCCAAATAATATTTCAGTTTTGGTGCATAGCGATCATAAAAAACAAGCGCTACAGGCCTTAAATAAAGGATTGTTTAATTATAACTGA
- the lysA gene encoding diaminopimelate decarboxylase, whose amino-acid sequence MFPTKHLEKFSQTDTPFYYYDKQLLIQTLESLNKSKPKNYTVHYALKANSNIEILKLIREHNIGADCVSGNEVKRAVECGFHNNEIVFAGVGKSDVEINYALDHDIFCFNVESIPELSVINQLASQKNKVARIALRINPNVDAYTHKYITTGLEENKFGINPYEFDEVLGVLKNLKNLQFIGLHFHIGSQINDLKPYKNLCTRVNEINKWFISKGFLLEVINVGGGLGIDYQEPDKNAIVDFDSFFKVFVQFLELEPSQKVHFELGRALVGQCGSLISRVLYVKKGINTNFAILDAGMTELIRPALYQAYHKIENISSGFLKRTNEKIEKYDVVGPICESSDCFGKAVELKSCNRGDLIAIRSAGAYGEVMSSQYNLRDQVKSYFF is encoded by the coding sequence ATGTTTCCTACAAAACATTTAGAAAAATTTAGTCAGACAGACACGCCGTTTTATTATTACGATAAACAATTGTTGATTCAAACGTTAGAAAGTTTAAATAAAAGTAAGCCCAAAAATTATACGGTACATTACGCTTTAAAAGCGAATTCCAATATTGAAATATTAAAATTAATACGAGAGCATAATATTGGCGCCGACTGTGTAAGCGGAAATGAAGTAAAAAGAGCAGTGGAATGCGGATTTCATAATAACGAAATTGTTTTTGCAGGAGTTGGTAAAAGTGATGTCGAAATTAACTATGCGCTTGATCACGACATATTTTGTTTTAATGTAGAAAGTATTCCGGAGTTAAGTGTCATTAACCAATTGGCTTCTCAAAAAAATAAAGTGGCTAGAATTGCTTTGCGTATAAATCCAAATGTGGATGCGTATACACACAAATATATTACAACCGGATTGGAAGAAAATAAATTTGGTATAAATCCCTATGAATTTGATGAAGTATTAGGTGTACTTAAGAATTTAAAAAACCTGCAGTTTATTGGCTTGCATTTTCACATTGGTTCTCAAATTAATGATTTGAAGCCTTACAAAAATTTATGTACACGGGTAAACGAAATAAATAAATGGTTTATTTCCAAAGGTTTTTTACTGGAAGTGATTAATGTGGGTGGAGGTTTAGGAATTGATTATCAAGAGCCTGATAAAAATGCAATTGTTGATTTCGATAGTTTTTTTAAGGTGTTTGTTCAGTTTTTAGAATTAGAGCCATCACAAAAGGTACATTTTGAATTAGGCAGAGCGCTTGTGGGGCAATGTGGCAGCTTAATTTCACGAGTGCTTTACGTTAAAAAAGGCATTAACACCAATTTTGCTATATTAGATGCAGGCATGACCGAATTAATTCGTCCGGCTTTGTATCAAGCCTATCATAAAATTGAAAATATAAGTTCCGGTTTTTTAAAAAGAACAAATGAAAAAATTGAAAAATACGATGTTGTTGGGCCGATATGTGAAAGCAGCGATTGCTTTGGTAAAGCTGTAGAATTAAAATCCTGTAATCGTGGTGATCTTATTGCTATACGAAGTGCCGGTGCATATGGTGAGGTAATGAGTAGTCAATATAATTTACGAGATCAGGTGAAAAGCTATTTTTTTTAG
- a CDS encoding co-chaperone GroES has translation MAKVNFKPLADRVLVEPAKAETKTAGGIIIPDTAKEKPMKGKVIAVGSGKPDEPMTVKAGDEVLYGKYAGTEILVDGKELLIMRESDIYAII, from the coding sequence ATGGCAAAAGTAAATTTTAAACCTCTGGCCGACAGAGTACTTGTTGAACCTGCAAAAGCAGAAACGAAAACCGCTGGTGGAATTATCATTCCAGATACAGCAAAAGAAAAACCCATGAAAGGAAAAGTAATTGCTGTAGGTAGCGGTAAACCCGATGAGCCTATGACCGTAAAAGCCGGTGATGAAGTATTGTACGGTAAGTATGCCGGAACCGAAATTTTAGTGGATGGTAAAGAGCTTTTAATTATGAGAGAAAGCGATATTTATGCAATCATTTAA
- the groL gene encoding chaperonin GroEL (60 kDa chaperone family; promotes refolding of misfolded polypeptides especially under stressful conditions; forms two stacked rings of heptamers to form a barrel-shaped 14mer; ends can be capped by GroES; misfolded proteins enter the barrel where they are refolded when GroES binds), with the protein MAKDITFNIEARDALKRGVDALANAVKVTLGPKGRNVIIDKKFGSPQITKDGVTVAKEIELSNPVENMGAQLLKEVASKTADVAGDGTTTATVLGQAIVTAGLKNVAAGANPMDLKRGIDKAVTAVVENLKKQSQNIGNENKKIEQVATISANNDSAIGKLIAEAMNKVKKEGVITVEEAKGTETTVEVVEGMQFDRGYISPYFVTNVDKMETVLENPYVLIYEKKISGMKELLPILEKAVQSGKPLLIIAEDLDGEALQTLVVNRLRANLKIAAVKAPGFGDRRKAMLEDIAILTGGTFISDEQGRRLEDADLVDLGRAEKITIDKDNTTIVNGAGKKADIALRVNQIKSQIEATTSDYDREKLQERLAKLAGGVAVLYIGAASEVEMKEKKDRVDDALAATRAAVEEGIVPGGGTAYIRAISSLEKLKGANEDETTGIQIVKRAIEEPLRQICTNCGIEGSIVVQRVKEGKDDFGFNARTETYENLLKAGVIDPTKVSRVALENAASVAAMLLTTDCVLAEKKEDKPAPHGHGPDMGGMGGMM; encoded by the coding sequence ATGGCAAAAGATATCACATTTAATATAGAAGCTCGTGATGCGTTAAAGCGTGGAGTTGATGCATTGGCAAATGCAGTAAAAGTAACATTAGGCCCTAAAGGCAGAAACGTTATTATCGATAAAAAATTTGGTTCACCGCAAATTACTAAAGATGGTGTAACTGTTGCAAAGGAAATTGAATTAAGCAATCCGGTTGAAAATATGGGTGCGCAGTTATTGAAAGAAGTGGCTTCAAAAACGGCTGATGTTGCTGGTGATGGAACCACAACTGCAACTGTTTTAGGACAGGCTATTGTAACTGCGGGTTTAAAAAACGTGGCTGCAGGTGCAAACCCAATGGATTTAAAAAGAGGGATTGATAAGGCGGTTACTGCAGTGGTTGAAAATTTAAAAAAGCAGTCACAGAATATTGGAAATGAAAATAAAAAAATTGAGCAAGTGGCAACCATATCTGCTAATAACGATAGTGCTATTGGAAAATTAATAGCAGAAGCTATGAATAAAGTGAAGAAAGAAGGAGTTATTACTGTTGAAGAAGCAAAAGGAACAGAAACTACAGTTGAAGTAGTGGAAGGTATGCAATTTGACAGAGGCTATATTTCTCCTTACTTCGTTACTAATGTGGATAAAATGGAAACAGTTCTAGAAAATCCATATGTGTTGATTTATGAAAAGAAAATCAGCGGCATGAAAGAATTACTTCCCATTTTAGAAAAAGCTGTTCAATCCGGTAAACCTTTATTAATTATAGCAGAAGATTTAGATGGGGAAGCTTTACAAACTTTAGTAGTAAACAGATTGCGTGCAAATTTAAAAATAGCTGCAGTTAAAGCTCCCGGATTTGGTGACAGAAGAAAAGCCATGTTGGAAGATATTGCTATTTTAACCGGAGGAACATTTATTAGCGATGAGCAAGGCAGAAGATTGGAAGATGCAGATTTAGTTGATTTAGGAAGAGCTGAAAAAATTACCATTGATAAAGATAACACCACCATTGTAAATGGAGCAGGTAAGAAAGCTGACATTGCACTACGTGTTAATCAAATTAAATCTCAAATTGAAGCCACAACTTCTGATTACGACAGAGAAAAATTACAAGAGCGTTTAGCGAAATTAGCCGGAGGTGTTGCTGTGCTTTATATTGGAGCAGCAAGTGAAGTGGAGATGAAAGAGAAGAAAGACAGAGTTGATGATGCTTTAGCGGCTACACGTGCTGCAGTTGAAGAAGGTATTGTTCCGGGTGGAGGTACTGCTTATATCAGAGCAATTTCTTCATTAGAAAAGTTAAAAGGAGCTAATGAAGATGAAACTACCGGAATCCAAATTGTGAAACGTGCAATAGAAGAACCTTTACGTCAAATTTGCACCAATTGTGGAATTGAAGGTTCAATTGTTGTACAACGTGTAAAAGAAGGAAAAGATGATTTTGGTTTTAATGCACGTACGGAGACTTACGAAAATTTATTAAAAGCAGGTGTAATCGATCCAACTAAAGTAAGTCGTGTTGCATTAGAAAATGCTGCATCAGTTGCGGCCATGCTTTTAACAACCGATTGTGTTTTAGCTGAGAAAAAAGAAGATAAACCTGCTCCTCATGGTCACGGTCCGGATATGGGCGGCATGGGCGGCATGATGTGA